A genome region from Streptomyces sp. NBC_01296 includes the following:
- a CDS encoding DivIVA domain-containing protein has protein sequence MPLTPEDVRNKQFTTVRLREGYDEDEVDAFLDEVESELTRLLRENEDLRAKLAAATRAAAQNQQQQGMRKPEPQDQRGPGGPGSPVPAAISGPPAQQGPPQMGPPQLPGGQPQLPAGPGGHGPQGPGGPGPMGGPMHTMGGQQQMGQQGMGQQGMGQQGMGQQGMGQQSMGGQNQLGQQMQPMGQQMQPMGQQMQPMGQQMQQQMQQPQLPQQGPGGDSAARVLSLAQQTADQAIAEARSEANKIVGEARSRAEGLERDARAKADALERDAQEKHRVAMGSLESARATLERKVEDLRGFEREYRTRLKSYLESQLRQLETQADDSLAPPRNPAGPALPPSPTPSMAPAGAMGHSMSNPSMGAPSPMGGPSPMGGPSPMGGPSYGGQQQMSPAMTQPMAPVRPAGPQPMQQAPSPMRGFLIDEDDN, from the coding sequence ATGCCGCTGACTCCCGAGGACGTGCGGAACAAGCAGTTCACGACCGTCCGCCTCCGAGAAGGCTATGACGAGGACGAGGTCGATGCCTTCCTCGACGAGGTCGAGTCCGAACTGACGCGCCTGCTGCGCGAGAACGAGGACCTGCGCGCCAAGCTGGCCGCCGCCACGCGTGCCGCCGCGCAGAACCAGCAGCAGCAGGGCATGCGCAAGCCGGAACCCCAGGACCAGCGCGGCCCCGGCGGCCCGGGTTCCCCTGTGCCCGCGGCCATATCCGGCCCGCCGGCGCAGCAGGGCCCGCCGCAGATGGGCCCGCCGCAGCTGCCGGGCGGCCAGCCGCAGCTTCCGGCCGGCCCCGGTGGACACGGACCGCAGGGTCCGGGCGGCCCGGGCCCGATGGGCGGCCCCATGCACACCATGGGCGGCCAGCAGCAGATGGGCCAGCAGGGCATGGGCCAGCAGGGCATGGGCCAGCAGGGCATGGGCCAGCAGGGCATGGGCCAGCAGTCCATGGGCGGCCAGAACCAGCTCGGCCAGCAGATGCAGCCCATGGGCCAGCAGATGCAGCCGATGGGCCAGCAGATGCAGCCGATGGGGCAGCAGATGCAGCAGCAGATGCAGCAGCCGCAGCTCCCGCAGCAGGGCCCCGGCGGCGACAGCGCCGCCCGTGTCCTGTCGCTGGCGCAGCAGACCGCCGACCAGGCGATCGCGGAGGCCCGCTCCGAGGCCAACAAGATCGTCGGCGAGGCTCGCAGCCGTGCCGAGGGCCTGGAGCGGGACGCCCGTGCCAAGGCCGACGCGCTGGAGCGGGACGCGCAGGAGAAGCACCGCGTCGCGATGGGCTCCCTGGAGTCCGCCCGTGCCACGCTGGAGCGCAAGGTCGAGGACCTGCGGGGCTTCGAGCGTGAGTACCGTACGCGTCTGAAGTCCTACCTGGAGTCGCAGCTGCGCCAGCTCGAGACCCAGGCGGACGACTCCCTGGCCCCGCCGCGCAACCCGGCCGGCCCGGCGCTGCCGCCGTCGCCGACTCCGTCGATGGCTCCGGCCGGAGCGATGGGCCACTCGATGAGCAACCCGTCGATGGGCGCTCCGTCGCCCATGGGCGGTCCCTCGCCGATGGGTGGCCCGTCCCCGATGGGCGGCCCCTCGTACGGTGGTCAGCAGCAGATGTCGCCCGCGATGACGCAGCCGATGGCTCCGGTGCGGCCGGCCGGTCCGCAGCCGATGCAGCAGGCGCCGTCGCCGATGCGGGGCTTCCTGATCGACGAGGACGACAACTAG
- the ileS gene encoding isoleucine--tRNA ligase, protein MTTPPQYRPVPAQVDLPALEHAVLDFWRESKTFAKTLEQSEGRPEWVFYEGPPTANGMPGAHHIEARVFKDVFPRFRTMRGYHVARKAGWDCHGLPVELAVEKELGFNGKQDIEAYGIAEFNAKCRESVTRHTDAFTELTTRMGYWVDLDDAYRTMDPEYVESVWWSLKEIFNKGLLTQDHRVAPWCPRCGTGLSDHELAQGYETVVDPSVYVRFPLTSGPLAGEAALLVWTTTPWTLVSNTAVAAHPEVTYVVATNGEEKLVVAQPLLEKSLGEGWEATGQTFTGKEMERWTYQRPFDLVEFPEPAHYVVNAEYVTTEDGTGLVHQSPAFGADDLAVCRAYGLPVVNPVRPDGTFEEEVPLVGGVFFKKADEKLTADLDARGLLFKHIAYEHSYPHCWRCHTALLYYAQPSWYIRTTAVKDAMLRENEKTNWFPDSVKQGRFGDWLNNNIDWALSRNRYWGTPLPIWRCEENHLTCVGSRAELSELSGRDHSNLDPHRPYIDDVTFTCTAEGCSLEAVRVPEVIDAWYDSGSMPFAQWGYPYKNKEIFEKRYPAQFISEAIDQTRGWFYTLMAVGTLVFDKSSYENVVCLGHILAEDGRKMSKHLGNILQPIPLMDQHGADAVRWFMAAGGSPWAARRVGHGTIQEVVRKTLLTYWNTVAFQALYARTSGWAPSAADPAPADRTVLDRWLLSELNTLVAEVTEAMESYDTQRSGKLLSAFVDDLSNWYVRRSRRRFWQGDKAALRTLHEVVETVTRLTAPLTPFITERVWQDMIVPVSPDAPESVHLSTWPTADTSAIDPTLSQQMLLVRRLVELGRATRAESGVKTRQPLSRALVGAVGFDALSPDLQAQITEELNVSSLASLSEVGGSLVDTTAKANFRALGKRFGKGVQDVAKAVAAADAAALSLALRSGSAVVSLNGEEISLSPEEVIITETPREGWSVASDSGATVALDLEITPELRLAGLARDAIRLIQEARKNSGLDVADRIALRWSSSDPEVVTALTDHAALIADEVLATDFASGDADAAYGEPFTDEPLGLTFRLRKA, encoded by the coding sequence ATGACCACACCGCCGCAGTACCGCCCGGTACCCGCCCAGGTCGACCTGCCCGCCCTCGAGCACGCCGTTCTCGACTTCTGGCGCGAGAGCAAGACCTTCGCCAAGACCCTGGAGCAGTCCGAGGGACGCCCAGAGTGGGTCTTCTACGAGGGCCCGCCCACCGCGAACGGCATGCCCGGCGCGCACCACATCGAGGCTCGCGTCTTCAAGGACGTCTTCCCCCGGTTCCGCACCATGCGCGGCTACCACGTGGCCCGCAAGGCCGGCTGGGACTGCCACGGCCTGCCCGTCGAGCTCGCCGTCGAGAAGGAGCTCGGCTTCAACGGCAAGCAGGACATCGAGGCGTACGGCATCGCCGAGTTCAACGCCAAGTGCCGCGAGTCCGTGACCCGCCACACCGACGCGTTCACCGAGCTCACGACCCGGATGGGCTACTGGGTCGACCTGGACGACGCCTACCGGACCATGGACCCCGAGTACGTCGAGTCCGTGTGGTGGTCGCTGAAGGAGATCTTCAACAAGGGCCTGCTCACCCAGGACCACCGCGTCGCCCCCTGGTGCCCCCGCTGCGGCACCGGCCTCTCGGACCACGAGCTGGCGCAGGGCTACGAGACGGTCGTGGACCCCTCCGTCTACGTCCGCTTCCCGCTGACCTCCGGCCCGCTCGCGGGCGAGGCGGCCCTCCTGGTCTGGACGACGACCCCGTGGACCCTGGTGTCCAACACGGCCGTGGCCGCGCACCCCGAGGTCACCTACGTCGTCGCGACCAACGGTGAAGAGAAGCTGGTCGTCGCCCAGCCGCTGCTGGAGAAGTCCCTGGGCGAGGGCTGGGAGGCCACCGGCCAGACGTTCACGGGCAAGGAGATGGAGCGCTGGACGTACCAGCGCCCCTTCGACCTCGTCGAGTTCCCGGAGCCCGCGCACTACGTCGTGAACGCCGAGTACGTCACGACCGAGGACGGCACCGGTCTGGTCCACCAGTCCCCCGCCTTCGGCGCCGACGACCTCGCGGTCTGCCGTGCGTACGGTCTGCCCGTCGTGAACCCGGTCCGTCCCGACGGCACCTTCGAGGAGGAGGTCCCGCTGGTCGGCGGCGTCTTCTTCAAGAAGGCCGACGAGAAGCTGACCGCCGACCTCGACGCGCGCGGCCTGCTCTTCAAGCACATCGCGTACGAGCACAGCTACCCGCACTGCTGGCGCTGCCACACCGCGCTGCTGTACTACGCGCAGCCGTCCTGGTACATCCGCACCACCGCGGTCAAGGACGCGATGCTGCGGGAGAACGAGAAGACGAACTGGTTCCCGGACTCGGTCAAGCAGGGCCGCTTCGGCGACTGGCTGAACAACAACATCGACTGGGCGCTCTCCCGCAACCGGTACTGGGGCACCCCGCTGCCGATCTGGCGCTGTGAGGAGAACCACCTCACCTGTGTCGGCTCCCGCGCCGAGCTGAGCGAGCTGTCCGGCCGGGACCACTCGAACCTGGACCCGCACCGCCCGTACATCGACGACGTCACCTTCACCTGCACGGCGGAGGGCTGCTCGCTCGAGGCCGTCCGCGTGCCGGAGGTCATCGACGCCTGGTACGACTCGGGCTCGATGCCGTTCGCGCAGTGGGGCTACCCGTACAAGAACAAGGAGATCTTCGAGAAGCGCTACCCGGCGCAGTTCATCTCGGAGGCCATCGACCAGACGCGCGGCTGGTTCTACACGCTGATGGCGGTCGGCACCCTCGTCTTCGACAAGTCCTCCTACGAGAACGTGGTCTGCCTGGGCCACATCCTCGCCGAGGACGGCCGCAAGATGTCCAAGCACCTGGGCAACATCCTGCAGCCGATCCCGCTCATGGACCAGCACGGCGCGGACGCGGTGCGCTGGTTCATGGCGGCCGGCGGCTCCCCGTGGGCGGCGCGGCGCGTGGGCCACGGCACGATCCAGGAGGTCGTCCGCAAGACGCTCCTCACGTACTGGAACACCGTCGCCTTCCAGGCCCTGTACGCCCGCACCTCCGGCTGGGCCCCCTCGGCGGCCGACCCGGCCCCGGCGGACCGCACGGTCCTGGACCGCTGGCTGCTCTCCGAGCTGAACACCCTCGTGGCCGAGGTCACGGAGGCGATGGAGTCGTACGACACCCAGCGCTCCGGCAAGCTGCTGTCCGCGTTCGTGGACGACCTCTCCAACTGGTACGTGCGCCGCTCGCGCCGCCGCTTCTGGCAGGGCGACAAGGCCGCGCTGCGCACCCTCCACGAGGTCGTGGAGACGGTCACCCGCCTGACGGCCCCCCTGACCCCCTTCATCACGGAGCGGGTCTGGCAGGACATGATCGTCCCGGTCTCCCCGGACGCGCCGGAGTCGGTCCACCTGTCGACGTGGCCGACGGCGGACACCTCGGCCATCGACCCGACCCTCTCCCAGCAGATGCTGCTGGTCCGCCGCCTCGTGGAGCTGGGCCGCGCGACGCGTGCCGAGTCCGGGGTCAAGACCCGCCAGCCCCTCTCCAGGGCGCTGGTCGGCGCGGTGGGCTTCGACGCCCTGTCCCCCGACCTCCAGGCCCAGATCACGGAGGAGCTGAACGTCTCCTCCCTGGCCTCCCTGTCGGAGGTCGGCGGCTCGCTGGTGGACACGACGGCGAAGGCGAACTTCCGCGCGCTGGGCAAGCGCTTCGGCAAGGGCGTCCAGGACGTGGCGAAGGCGGTGGCGGCGGCGGATGCGGCGGCGCTGTCCCTGGCGCTGCGGTCCGGCTCTGCGGTCGTCTCGCTGAACGGCGAGGAGATCTCCCTCTCCCCGGAGGAGGTCATCATCACCGAGACCCCCCGCGAGGGCTGGTCGGTGGCCTCCGACTCCGGCGCCACGGTGGCCCTGGACCTGGAGATCACCCCCGAGCTGCGGCTGGCGGGCCTGGCCCGTGACGCGATCCGCCTGATCCAGGAGGCCCGCAAGAACTCCGGCCTGGACGTCGCGGACCGGATCGCGCTGCGGTGGTCCTCGTCGGACCCGGAGGTCGTCACGGCCCTGACGGACCACGCGGCGCTGATCGCGGACGAGGTCCTGGCCACGGACTTCGCGTCGGGCGACGCGGACGCCGCGTACGGCGAGCCGTTCACGGACGAGCCCCTCGGCCTGACCTTCCGCCTCCGCAAGGCGTAA
- a CDS encoding TraR/DksA family transcriptional regulator, with amino-acid sequence MVAKKTADRTAEKAVGKAAGKATAAENAAPARKATAVGKKAAKPVAGTAVNSVKSVKPVTPVTGATTAAAKKAAAKKTVAKKAAAGKSPAKKTSAVNTAAVDKVAAKKATGVGKTTARNATAKAAGAEGAAHAAQQTGARKVVAKKSTGTARKTAAAATSGLPKARATAGLAPGELAVRPGEDPWTPAEVAEARSELQSEVLRLRHELQASDEAISGLMRDSGDGAGDDQADTGTKNITRESELALAANAREMLEQTERALERLDAGTYGLCENCGQPIGKARMQAFPRATLCVDCKQKQERRH; translated from the coding sequence ATGGTGGCGAAGAAGACCGCCGACAGAACTGCCGAGAAGGCTGTCGGGAAGGCCGCCGGGAAGGCGACGGCGGCCGAGAATGCGGCTCCGGCCCGGAAGGCGACCGCTGTCGGGAAGAAGGCCGCGAAGCCCGTGGCCGGGACGGCCGTGAATTCGGTGAAGTCGGTGAAGCCGGTGACGCCGGTGACCGGAGCGACCACGGCGGCGGCCAAGAAGGCGGCGGCGAAGAAGACGGTGGCCAAGAAGGCGGCTGCCGGGAAGAGCCCGGCCAAGAAGACCTCGGCCGTGAACACGGCGGCCGTCGACAAGGTGGCCGCGAAGAAGGCGACCGGCGTCGGGAAGACGACCGCGAGGAATGCCACGGCCAAGGCGGCCGGGGCCGAGGGGGCGGCGCACGCCGCGCAACAGACGGGAGCCCGGAAAGTGGTTGCCAAGAAGAGCACCGGCACGGCCAGGAAGACGGCTGCGGCCGCCACCAGCGGCCTGCCGAAGGCCAGGGCCACGGCGGGCCTGGCGCCGGGCGAGCTGGCCGTACGGCCCGGCGAGGACCCCTGGACCCCGGCGGAGGTCGCCGAGGCGCGCAGCGAGCTGCAGAGCGAGGTCCTGCGGCTGCGGCACGAGCTGCAGGCCTCCGACGAGGCCATCTCGGGGCTGATGCGGGACTCCGGCGACGGCGCGGGCGACGACCAGGCCGACACGGGCACCAAGAACATCACCCGGGAATCCGAGCTGGCCCTCGCCGCGAACGCCCGCGAGATGCTCGAACAGACCGAGCGGGCCCTGGAGCGGCTCGACGCGGGTACGTACGGGCTCTGCGAGAACTGCGGCCAGCCCATCGGCAAGGCCAGGATGCAGGCCTTCCCGCGGGCGACGCTGTGCGTGGACTGCAAGCAGAAGCAGGAGCGGCGGCACTGA
- the lspA gene encoding signal peptidase II: MAEAESIIGTPEVGDDAQPESVGPKGRRRIVALLVVALLAYLLDFGSKMLVVAKLEHQPPIRIIGDLLKFEAIRNPGAAFGFGEAFTIIFTCIAATVIIVIVRLARKLYSLPWAIALGLLLGGALGNLTDRIFRSPGMFRGAVVDFIAPAHFAVFNLADSAIVCGGILIVLLSFKGLDPDGTVHKD, translated from the coding sequence GTGGCAGAGGCGGAGAGCATCATCGGTACGCCGGAGGTCGGGGACGACGCCCAGCCGGAGTCCGTCGGGCCCAAGGGGCGTCGGCGGATCGTGGCGCTGCTCGTCGTCGCCCTGCTCGCCTACCTGCTCGACTTCGGCAGCAAGATGCTGGTCGTCGCGAAGCTGGAGCACCAGCCGCCGATCCGGATCATCGGAGACCTGCTGAAGTTCGAGGCGATCCGCAACCCGGGTGCCGCCTTCGGCTTCGGCGAGGCCTTCACCATCATCTTCACCTGCATCGCGGCCACCGTGATCATCGTGATCGTGCGGCTGGCCCGGAAGCTCTACAGCCTGCCGTGGGCGATCGCGCTGGGCCTGCTGCTGGGCGGTGCGCTGGGCAATCTCACCGACCGCATCTTCCGTTCGCCGGGGATGTTCCGGGGGGCCGTCGTCGACTTCATCGCGCCCGCCCACTTCGCGGTCTTCAACCTCGCGGACTCGGCGATCGTGTGCGGCGGCATCCTGATCGTGCTGCTGTCGTTCAAGGGGCTGGACCCGGACGGCACGGTCCACAAGGACTGA
- a CDS encoding RluA family pseudouridine synthase, translating into MSTIPEIRTLPVPDGLEGERVDAAIARMFGFSRTKAAELAAAGKVSVDGSVVGKSERVHGGAWLEVEMPAPPRKVEVVAEPVPGMEIVHDDDDIVVIMKPVGVAAHPSPGWTGTTVIGGLAAAGYRISTSGASERQGVVHRLDVGTSGLMAVAKSERAYTSLKNQFRERVVDKRYHALVQGHPDPMSGTIDAPIGRHPSADYKWAVTQEGKPSVTHYDLIEAFRAASLLDIKLETGRTHQIRVHMSAHRHPCVGDLTYGADPTVAKRLGLTRQWLHAVRLGFEHPSDGQWVEFESTYPADLQHALDVIRAESE; encoded by the coding sequence GTGAGTACGATTCCCGAGATCCGCACCCTGCCCGTTCCCGATGGCCTCGAGGGCGAGCGCGTCGACGCCGCCATCGCCCGTATGTTCGGTTTTTCCCGGACGAAGGCGGCCGAGCTCGCCGCCGCGGGGAAGGTGTCGGTCGACGGCAGCGTCGTCGGGAAGTCCGAGCGCGTGCACGGCGGCGCCTGGCTCGAAGTCGAGATGCCCGCGCCGCCGCGGAAGGTCGAGGTCGTCGCCGAACCCGTCCCGGGCATGGAGATCGTCCATGACGACGACGACATCGTCGTCATCATGAAGCCGGTGGGCGTCGCCGCCCACCCGAGCCCCGGCTGGACCGGCACCACCGTCATCGGCGGCCTCGCCGCCGCCGGCTACCGGATCTCCACCTCCGGCGCGTCCGAGCGCCAGGGCGTCGTGCACCGCCTCGACGTCGGCACGTCCGGCCTGATGGCCGTCGCCAAGTCCGAGCGCGCGTACACCTCGCTGAAGAACCAGTTCCGCGAGCGCGTCGTGGACAAGCGCTACCACGCGCTGGTGCAGGGGCACCCGGACCCGATGAGCGGCACGATCGACGCGCCGATCGGGCGGCACCCCAGCGCCGACTACAAGTGGGCCGTGACCCAGGAGGGCAAGCCCTCCGTCACCCACTACGACCTGATCGAGGCCTTCCGTGCGGCCTCGCTGCTCGACATCAAGCTCGAGACCGGGCGTACGCACCAGATCCGCGTGCACATGTCCGCGCACCGGCACCCCTGCGTCGGCGACCTCACGTACGGCGCCGACCCGACCGTCGCGAAGCGGCTGGGCCTGACCCGGCAGTGGCTGCACGCGGTGCGGCTCGGCTTCGAGCACCCGTCGGACGGCCAGTGGGTGGAGTTCGAGAGCACCTACCCGGCGGACCTGCAGCACGCGCTGGACGTGATCCGGGCCGAGAGCGAGTGA
- a CDS encoding GNAT family N-acetyltransferase → MTSGEAFAVRVAASEADTAACFAVRTEVFVVEQSVPESIEYDAYDAVAVHVLAVAPDGEPLGTGRLLYGPAALGKTGGDLTVGSLGRLAVRKAARGLGVGVALVRAIEAEARRLGLSAVDLGAQTHALGFYAGLGYVAYGPEFEDAGIAHRAMRRHLP, encoded by the coding sequence GTGACGTCCGGCGAGGCCTTCGCCGTCCGGGTGGCCGCCTCCGAGGCGGACACGGCGGCGTGCTTCGCGGTACGGACCGAGGTGTTCGTGGTCGAGCAGTCCGTGCCGGAGTCGATCGAGTACGACGCGTACGACGCGGTCGCGGTGCACGTGCTGGCCGTGGCGCCGGACGGGGAGCCGTTGGGCACCGGGCGGCTGCTGTACGGGCCCGCGGCGCTGGGCAAGACGGGCGGCGACCTGACGGTCGGCTCGCTGGGGCGGCTGGCCGTACGCAAGGCCGCGCGCGGGCTGGGCGTGGGGGTCGCGCTGGTGCGGGCCATCGAGGCGGAGGCCCGGCGGCTGGGGCTGTCGGCCGTGGACTTGGGCGCGCAGACGCATGCGCTGGGCTTCTACGCCGGGCTGGGGTACGTGGCCTACGGGCCGGAGTTCGAGGACGCGGGCATTGCGCACCGGGCGATGAGGCGCCACCTGCCGTAG
- a CDS encoding Na+/H+ antiporter, which translates to MDQLALLFVLLLGAVVSVPLGDRLGLPAPVLMTIGGVALALVPVVPNVDIPPEFILPLVLPPLLYASAQRTSWRQFAANVRPILLLAVALVFVTTAAVGAVAYAVVPGLPLAAALALGALVAPPDPVAATAVAGSLGLPRRMVSILEGEGLFNDVTAIVLYHVAIAAAVSGSFSWPDALGEFVLSAVVAIGVGLLLGWATTALMGRLGDATLQIGLTLLVPFVSYVLAEELKGSGVLAVLTTALFLAEYASDADDVLGRLAGHTFWEVVDMLVTGVAFGLIGLELHNVFGVAAGREWEMAGWAATVTAVVVAVRLMWLLPAGWLAKRLHTLRDYDEEIPLSWRESVVMWWAGMRGVASVALALAIPLRVEGGAPFPGRDQIIFIAFAVIMVTLVCQGLTLPWLVRMLGVEADEDAERETERKLAIRAAKAAKRRLKEIEEVEDLPEDLVEVLYRRAYDVGARISPDMVDEERREAYAKRVERIRDVQRIQREMMSAARHEVLAARSEPGADPEIVDRVLRHLDVRSLRST; encoded by the coding sequence GTGGATCAGCTTGCTCTGCTGTTCGTGCTGTTGCTCGGGGCCGTGGTCTCCGTGCCGCTCGGGGATCGGCTCGGGCTGCCCGCGCCCGTCCTGATGACCATCGGCGGGGTCGCGCTCGCGCTGGTGCCGGTCGTGCCGAATGTCGACATCCCGCCCGAGTTCATCCTCCCGCTCGTGCTGCCCCCGCTGCTCTACGCCTCGGCGCAGCGCACCTCGTGGCGGCAGTTCGCCGCCAACGTCCGGCCGATCCTCCTGCTCGCCGTGGCCCTCGTCTTCGTCACGACCGCCGCCGTCGGCGCCGTCGCGTACGCCGTCGTCCCCGGGCTGCCGCTGGCCGCGGCCCTTGCGCTCGGCGCGCTCGTCGCCCCGCCCGACCCCGTCGCCGCGACCGCCGTCGCCGGATCGCTCGGGCTGCCGCGCCGCATGGTGTCGATCCTCGAGGGCGAGGGCCTGTTCAACGACGTCACCGCGATCGTGCTGTACCACGTGGCCATCGCCGCGGCCGTCAGCGGCAGCTTCTCCTGGCCGGACGCGCTGGGGGAGTTCGTGCTCTCCGCCGTGGTCGCGATCGGCGTCGGGCTCCTGCTGGGCTGGGCCACCACTGCGCTCATGGGGCGGCTCGGCGACGCCACGCTCCAGATCGGGCTGACGCTGCTCGTGCCGTTCGTGTCGTACGTACTGGCCGAGGAGCTCAAGGGGTCGGGGGTGCTGGCCGTGCTGACCACGGCCCTGTTCCTCGCCGAGTACGCGAGCGACGCGGACGACGTGCTGGGGCGGCTCGCCGGGCACACGTTCTGGGAGGTCGTGGACATGCTGGTCACGGGCGTGGCCTTCGGGCTGATCGGGCTGGAGCTGCACAACGTGTTCGGTGTCGCGGCCGGCCGCGAGTGGGAGATGGCGGGGTGGGCGGCCACCGTGACCGCGGTGGTGGTCGCCGTACGGCTGATGTGGCTGCTGCCCGCCGGATGGCTGGCCAAGCGGCTGCACACGCTGCGCGACTACGACGAGGAGATCCCGCTGAGCTGGCGGGAGAGCGTGGTGATGTGGTGGGCCGGGATGCGCGGGGTGGCCTCGGTGGCACTGGCGCTGGCCATTCCGCTGAGGGTCGAGGGCGGGGCGCCGTTCCCGGGGCGGGACCAGATCATCTTCATCGCCTTCGCCGTGATCATGGTGACGCTGGTGTGCCAGGGGCTGACGCTGCCGTGGCTGGTGCGGATGCTGGGCGTGGAGGCCGATGAGGACGCCGAGCGGGAGACGGAGCGAAAGCTGGCGATCCGCGCGGCGAAGGCCGCTAAGCGGCGGCTCAAGGAGATCGAGGAGGTGGAGGACCTTCCGGAGGACCTGGTGGAGGTGCTGTACCGGCGGGCGTACGACGTGGGGGCGAGGATCAGCCCCGACATGGTGGACGAGGAGCGGCGCGAGGCGTACGCGAAGCGGGTGGAGCGGATCCGGGACGTCCAGCGGATCCAGCGGGAGATGATGTCGGCGGCGCGGCACGAGGTGCTGGCCGCACGCAGCGAGCCGGGCGCGGACCCGGAGATCGTGGACCGGGTCCTGCGCCACCTGGACGTCCGCAGCCTCCGCAGCACCTGA
- a CDS encoding SDR family NAD(P)-dependent oxidoreductase has protein sequence MNTHTNTVNPWTGRTVLVTGAEGFIGSTLVDLLVERGARVRAFVHYKPYAEKGHLARYLADPDGPVEMWAGDIRDAGRVSDAVEGCDTVFHLAALIGIPYSYASPGAYVQTNVTGTQNMAEACRRHGVRRLVHTSTSEVYGTALTAPIAESHPLQPQSPYSASKIGADMMALSFHHAFELPVTVVRPFNTYGPRQSARAVIPTILAQLHAGAREIRLGSLSPTRDFTYVTDTAEGFLSVAECDRALGEVVNLGTGQEISIGALAQALIRASGREARIVVDETRLRPAGSEVQRLLSDNSRARDWAGWTPKTSLQEGLTRTSAWVASNPALFAPSRYQV, from the coding sequence ATGAACACCCACACGAACACCGTGAACCCCTGGACCGGCCGTACGGTCCTCGTCACCGGAGCCGAGGGGTTCATCGGGTCCACCCTGGTCGACCTGCTGGTGGAGCGGGGCGCCCGGGTCCGCGCCTTCGTCCACTACAAGCCGTACGCGGAGAAGGGCCACCTGGCGCGGTACCTCGCCGACCCCGACGGCCCGGTCGAGATGTGGGCGGGCGACATCCGCGACGCGGGCCGGGTCAGCGACGCGGTGGAGGGCTGCGACACGGTGTTCCACCTGGCGGCGCTGATCGGGATCCCGTACAGCTACGCCTCGCCGGGCGCGTACGTCCAGACCAACGTGACCGGTACGCAGAACATGGCGGAGGCCTGCCGGCGGCACGGGGTGCGGCGCCTCGTGCACACCTCCACGAGCGAGGTCTACGGGACGGCGCTGACGGCCCCGATAGCGGAATCGCACCCGCTCCAGCCGCAGTCCCCGTACTCGGCGTCGAAGATCGGCGCGGACATGATGGCGCTGTCGTTCCACCATGCGTTCGAGCTGCCGGTGACGGTGGTCCGGCCGTTCAACACCTACGGCCCCCGCCAGTCGGCGCGGGCCGTGATCCCGACGATCCTGGCGCAGCTGCACGCGGGGGCGCGGGAAATCCGCCTGGGCTCCCTGTCCCCCACCCGGGACTTCACGTACGTGACGGACACGGCGGAGGGCTTCCTCTCCGTGGCGGAGTGCGACCGGGCCCTGGGCGAGGTGGTCAACCTCGGCACGGGCCAGGAGATCTCCATCGGGGCCTTGGCGCAGGCCCTGATCCGGGCATCGGGCCGCGAAGCCCGGATCGTGGTGGACGAGACCCGCCTGCGCCCTGCGGGCAGCGAGGTCCAGCGCCTCCTGTCGGACAACTCCCGGGCCCGCGACTGGGCCGGCTGGACCCCGAAGACCTCCCTCCAGGAGGGCCTGACCCGCACCTCCGCCTGGGTCGCCTCGAACCCGGCCCTCTTCGCCCCGTCCCGCTACCAGGTCTGA